One Chitinophagaceae bacterium C216 genomic window carries:
- the rpmD gene encoding 50S ribosomal protein L30: protein MKKLKITLVKSPIDRPQKQKLTLEALGLTKTNSSKEVEATPQVLGMIRKVEHMLKVEEI from the coding sequence ATGAAAAAATTAAAAATAACATTAGTAAAAAGCCCGATCGATCGTCCTCAAAAGCAAAAGCTTACCTTAGAGGCTTTGGGCTTAACTAAAACCAACAGCAGTAAAGAGGTAGAAGCTACACCGCAGGTTCTCGGAATGATTCGTAAGGTAGAACACATGCTGAAGGTGGAAGAAATCTAA
- the map gene encoding Methionine aminopeptidase 1, translating into MIIIKTDEQVELMRASALLVSQTLSEVAKILRPGITTLHLDEFIAQYIRSFNAVPSFLNYHGYPFNSCISVNDVVVHGFPNKRELVDGDIVSIDVGVILNGWHGDHAYTFAIGEIPEDVQQLIRITKESLYKGIEKAVDGNRIGDIAYAIQEHTEKKHGYGVVRELVGHGLGQSMHEDPQVPNYGKRGTGVKLKEGMVLAIEPMINMGKKDVFTEKDGWTVRTKDGSPSVHFEHDVCVRKGKADILSNYAPIEEAERNNPNLFVC; encoded by the coding sequence ATGATTATTATTAAAACAGATGAGCAGGTAGAACTAATGCGAGCAAGTGCGTTATTGGTGAGTCAGACTTTAAGTGAGGTTGCTAAAATCCTGCGTCCCGGTATTACTACGCTACATCTCGACGAATTTATTGCACAATATATCAGAAGCTTTAATGCCGTTCCTTCATTTCTGAATTATCACGGCTATCCCTTTAACTCCTGTATCTCCGTAAATGATGTAGTAGTGCATGGATTCCCCAACAAAAGAGAGTTGGTGGATGGCGATATCGTTTCTATTGATGTGGGGGTTATACTAAACGGCTGGCATGGAGATCATGCTTATACCTTTGCTATAGGCGAAATTCCAGAAGACGTACAACAACTTATTCGCATCACCAAGGAATCTCTATATAAAGGCATAGAGAAAGCGGTGGATGGCAATCGTATAGGAGATATTGCGTATGCAATACAAGAGCATACCGAAAAAAAACATGGCTACGGTGTGGTCAGAGAGTTGGTAGGACATGGCTTGGGGCAAAGCATGCATGAGGACCCTCAGGTACCTAATTATGGTAAACGTGGCACAGGTGTGAAGCTAAAAGAAGGAATGGTACTGGCTATCGAACCCATGATCAACATGGGTAAAAAAGATGTGTTCACCGAAAAAGACGGATGGACTGTTAGAACCAAGGATGGTTCTCCTTCTGTACACTTCGAGCACGATGTGTGCGTAAGAAAAGGAAAAGCAGATATACTTTCCAATTACGCACCCATAGAGGAAGCCGAACGTAACAACCCTAATTTGTTCGTGTGCTGA
- the rpsN2 gene encoding Alternate 30S ribosomal protein S14, whose protein sequence is MAKTSVIARQLKREKLVEKYAAKREELKKAGDYAALDKLPKNSSKVRLKNRCQLTGRPKGYVRFFGISRVALREMALNGKIPGLKKASW, encoded by the coding sequence ATGGCAAAAACTTCAGTAATAGCCCGTCAGCTAAAAAGAGAAAAATTAGTTGAAAAATACGCGGCTAAAAGAGAAGAGTTGAAAAAAGCCGGTGATTATGCCGCTTTGGATAAATTACCTAAAAACTCATCCAAAGTGCGTTTAAAAAACCGTTGCCAGCTTACAGGCCGTCCTAAAGGGTATGTACGCTTCTTCGGAATCTCCAGGGTTGCCCTTAGAGAAATGGCTCTGAACGGAAAAATTCCAGGGCTGAAGAAAGCAAGTTGGTAA
- the rplR gene encoding 50S ribosomal protein L18, with protein sequence MANAKLLRRNKIRRTIRAKVSGTAQKPRLSVFRSNKDIYVQLIDDTKGVTLAAASSRDKDIAAQKGTKIEKSKLVGAAIARKALELNINQIVFDRGGYLYHGRVKAVADGAREGGLQF encoded by the coding sequence ATGGCAAACGCTAAATTATTAAGAAGAAACAAAATTCGTCGGACCATTCGCGCTAAAGTGAGTGGAACAGCTCAAAAGCCGAGATTATCTGTATTTCGCAGTAACAAAGATATTTACGTGCAGCTGATTGATGACACTAAAGGTGTTACGCTAGCAGCAGCTTCTTCAAGAGATAAAGATATTGCGGCACAAAAGGGTACTAAAATTGAGAAAAGTAAGCTGGTGGGAGCTGCAATCGCACGTAAAGCACTCGAGCTAAATATCAATCAAATTGTATTTGATAGAGGCGGCTATTTGTATCACGGTCGTGTAAAAGCAGTAGCCGACGGAGCTAGAGAAGGTGGCCTTCAATTTTAA
- the rpsE gene encoding 30S ribosomal protein S5, whose amino-acid sequence MSKVTFNRVKANDLELKDKVVAINRVVKTTKGGRAFSFSALVVVGDGNGVVGHGLGKAKEVQEAIAKGIEDAKKNLIKVPILKGTIPHDQWCKEGAAKVMILPASPGTGVIAGGSMRAVLEAAGIHDVLAKSMGSANPHNVVKATFKALAMLREPVTVAKTRNVSLKKVFQG is encoded by the coding sequence ATGTCAAAAGTTACGTTCAACAGAGTAAAGGCAAACGATCTTGAGTTAAAAGACAAGGTGGTAGCTATTAACCGTGTGGTAAAAACCACAAAAGGTGGCCGTGCTTTCAGCTTTTCGGCTTTAGTAGTTGTGGGCGATGGTAACGGCGTTGTGGGACACGGTTTAGGAAAAGCCAAAGAAGTACAGGAAGCTATTGCTAAAGGCATCGAGGATGCCAAAAAGAACCTCATTAAAGTACCTATTCTCAAAGGTACCATTCCTCACGATCAATGGTGTAAAGAAGGGGCTGCTAAAGTAATGATATTACCAGCATCTCCAGGTACCGGAGTAATTGCAGGAGGTTCTATGCGTGCTGTATTAGAGGCTGCAGGTATCCATGACGTATTAGCAAAATCAATGGGATCTGCGAACCCACACAATGTGGTAAAAGCTACTTTTAAAGCTTTAGCTATGTTGCGTGAGCCTGTAACTGTCGCAAAAACTCGCAACGTTAGTTTAAAGAAAGTATTTCAGGGTTAA
- the rplF gene encoding 50S ribosomal protein L6, producing MSRIGKKVITLPEGVTVQVSSDNVVTVKGKKGELKQAVNPDIKVEVKDGQISLSRPSDQIQHKAQHGLYRALIANMVQGVTEGFERKLELVGVGYRATNQGNVLDLALGYSHNIVIVVPDELKVSTEQVKGQNPIITISGCDKQLVGEVCAKIRSLRKPEPYKGKGIRFVGEVVRRKAGKSAGK from the coding sequence ATGTCTCGTATAGGTAAAAAAGTTATTACACTTCCGGAAGGAGTAACCGTACAGGTGAGCAGTGATAATGTAGTTACTGTAAAAGGTAAAAAGGGCGAATTGAAACAGGCCGTTAACCCTGATATCAAAGTAGAAGTAAAAGACGGTCAGATTTCATTGAGCCGTCCTTCCGATCAAATTCAGCACAAAGCGCAGCATGGTCTGTACCGCGCTTTGATTGCAAATATGGTACAAGGCGTAACCGAAGGTTTTGAAAGAAAACTGGAGCTGGTGGGGGTAGGTTACAGGGCTACTAACCAGGGAAACGTATTGGATCTGGCTTTAGGTTATTCTCATAATATCGTCATTGTTGTTCCTGATGAATTGAAAGTATCTACAGAACAGGTGAAAGGTCAGAACCCGATTATTACTATTTCTGGTTGCGATAAACAATTGGTGGGTGAAGTATGTGCTAAAATTCGCAGTCTACGCAAGCCAGAGCCTTATAAAGGAAAAGGTATCCGCTTTGTAGGTGAGGTAGTAAGAAGAAAAGCCGGTAAGTCAGCGGGTAAATAA
- the ung gene encoding Uracil-DNA glycosylase: MDVQIEASWKEKLKEEFEKPYFANIVSHLKAEKQQKKVIYPPGPQIFNAFNSTPFHKVKVLILGQDPYHGPGQAHGLCFSVQDGVPKPPSLVNIFKELKADLGVEPPVSGNLSKWAEEGVFLLNASLTVRAGEPMSHAKIGWAQFTDAVIRKIAEEKEHVVFLLWGRFAQEKAAFIDGSKHLVLKAAHPSPLSASAGFFGCRHFSKTNEYLVQHGIDPIDWKL; the protein is encoded by the coding sequence ATGGATGTTCAAATAGAAGCTTCCTGGAAGGAAAAGTTAAAAGAGGAGTTTGAAAAGCCTTATTTCGCTAATATAGTGTCGCATCTTAAGGCCGAAAAACAACAGAAGAAAGTTATTTATCCTCCCGGCCCGCAAATTTTTAATGCGTTTAACTCTACTCCGTTTCATAAAGTAAAAGTATTGATATTAGGACAGGATCCCTATCATGGTCCGGGACAAGCACATGGACTTTGCTTTTCCGTGCAAGATGGAGTACCTAAGCCACCCTCTTTGGTAAATATTTTTAAAGAATTAAAAGCTGATTTAGGTGTTGAACCGCCTGTTAGCGGCAATTTAAGCAAATGGGCTGAGGAAGGAGTTTTTCTACTAAATGCTTCCCTAACCGTAAGAGCGGGGGAGCCTATGAGCCACGCTAAGATTGGATGGGCGCAATTTACCGATGCTGTTATTAGAAAGATAGCCGAGGAAAAGGAACATGTCGTATTCCTGCTGTGGGGACGTTTTGCACAGGAGAAGGCCGCTTTTATTGATGGATCCAAACACTTAGTATTGAAAGCTGCGCATCCTTCGCCTTTGTCGGCGAGTGCGGGCTTCTTCGGCTGTCGTCATTTTTCGAAGACAAACGAATATCTTGTACAACACGGCATTGATCCGATAGACTGGAAATTGTAA
- the rpsQ gene encoding 30S ribosomal protein S17, giving the protein MSERKLRKTRIGVVTSNKMEKTITVAVERKVKHPIYGKFVKKTTKFHAHDEKNECSIGDVVKIMETRPLSKLKRWRLVEIIERVK; this is encoded by the coding sequence ATGTCTGAAAGAAAACTAAGAAAAACAAGAATAGGTGTTGTTACCAGCAATAAAATGGAGAAAACCATTACTGTTGCTGTAGAGAGAAAAGTGAAGCACCCTATTTACGGTAAGTTCGTGAAAAAAACTACCAAGTTCCATGCTCATGACGAAAAGAATGAGTGCAGCATTGGTGATGTGGTAAAAATTATGGAAACGCGTCCGCTGAGTAAATTGAAACGTTGGAGACTGGTAGAAATCATTGAAAGAGTAAAGTAA
- the secY gene encoding Protein translocase subunit SecY, whose protein sequence is MKKFIQTLKNIWSIEELRSKILFTLLLTAVYRIGSFIPLPGINPIALEQLSKSQAQNGILDLINTFAGGAFNMASIFALGIMPYITASIFVQLMTVLVPSFQKMQKEGESGRKKINQITRYITVVVTMVQAFAYVAYLRQTSGAAIIPSYGATYFTLTTVVILTAGTLFVMWLGEKITDKGLGNGTSLIIMIGILARLPQSFAQELAIRSERTGDILIFIIEIALYILINMGCILLIQAVRKVPVNYAKQIVGNRQFGGARQFLPLKVNAAGVMPIIFAQAILFVPTLFTMGNPNSSLGRMFTDHTNIWYMIIYSVVVIGFTFLYTALIFNPKQISDNLKQNNGFIPGVKPGQPTTDYIGTIMDRITLPGSIMLAFVGILPGIVQLLFTGMTTSFAMFFGGTSLLIMVAVILDTLQQIETHLMMRQYDGLMKSGRIQGRQTASPVQL, encoded by the coding sequence GTGAAAAAATTTATACAAACCCTTAAGAATATTTGGAGCATTGAAGAGTTAAGAAGTAAAATTCTTTTCACTCTACTCCTTACAGCTGTATACAGGATTGGCTCTTTTATTCCATTGCCTGGTATTAATCCTATTGCTCTGGAGCAGCTTAGCAAATCTCAGGCTCAGAATGGTATTTTGGACCTGATTAATACATTTGCCGGTGGAGCTTTTAACATGGCTTCCATCTTTGCATTGGGGATTATGCCTTATATCACAGCCTCCATTTTCGTGCAGCTAATGACCGTTTTGGTTCCTAGCTTCCAGAAAATGCAGAAGGAAGGTGAAAGCGGACGTAAAAAGATTAACCAGATTACTCGCTACATTACTGTGGTTGTAACCATGGTACAAGCTTTTGCGTACGTGGCTTACCTGCGTCAGACTTCAGGCGCAGCAATTATTCCTTCCTACGGCGCTACCTACTTTACTCTTACTACTGTAGTTATTCTTACCGCAGGTACATTGTTCGTAATGTGGCTGGGTGAGAAAATTACTGATAAAGGTTTGGGTAATGGTACTTCATTGATCATTATGATCGGTATCCTGGCACGCTTACCGCAATCTTTTGCTCAGGAACTGGCTATCCGTTCTGAGCGTACCGGAGATATCCTCATATTTATTATTGAAATTGCGCTGTATATCCTTATCAACATGGGTTGTATCCTGTTGATACAGGCAGTAAGAAAAGTACCGGTTAACTATGCTAAGCAAATTGTAGGTAACCGTCAGTTTGGCGGAGCCCGTCAGTTTTTGCCTTTGAAAGTGAATGCGGCAGGTGTAATGCCCATTATCTTTGCTCAGGCTATTCTGTTCGTACCTACATTGTTTACAATGGGTAATCCTAACAGCTCTCTGGGTAGAATGTTTACCGATCATACCAATATTTGGTATATGATAATCTACTCTGTAGTGGTAATCGGATTTACTTTCCTGTACACTGCATTGATCTTTAATCCTAAGCAAATCTCCGATAACCTTAAGCAGAATAACGGATTTATTCCGGGCGTAAAACCGGGACAACCTACTACCGATTATATCGGTACTATTATGGACCGTATTACTCTTCCCGGTTCTATTATGCTTGCTTTTGTAGGTATATTACCCGGTATTGTGCAATTGCTTTTTACCGGTATGACTACATCTTTTGCAATGTTCTTCGGAGGTACTTCATTGCTGATTATGGTAGCTGTAATTTTAGATACATTGCAGCAAATTGAAACACACCTGATGATGCGTCAGTATGACGGATTGATGAAGAGTGGTCGTATTCAGGGTAGACAAACCGCATCACCAGTGCAGCTATAA
- the rplN gene encoding 50S ribosomal protein L14 encodes MIQQESRLNVADNSGAKEVLCIRVLGNSGQRYAKIGDKIVVTVKDAMPAGGIKKGTVAKAVIVRTTNKLRRKDGSYIRFDDNAVVILNAADEPRGTRIFGPVARELRDKGYMKIVSLAPEVL; translated from the coding sequence ATGATACAGCAAGAAAGCAGGTTAAATGTAGCAGATAACAGCGGCGCTAAGGAAGTGCTTTGTATTCGTGTATTGGGCAACAGCGGCCAGCGTTATGCAAAAATAGGCGATAAAATAGTAGTTACCGTTAAAGATGCAATGCCTGCAGGTGGTATTAAAAAAGGTACTGTTGCAAAGGCAGTAATCGTACGTACTACCAACAAATTACGTCGCAAAGACGGTTCGTACATCAGATTTGATGACAATGCTGTGGTAATTCTGAACGCAGCAGACGAACCCAGAGGTACTCGTATATTCGGTCCGGTAGCAAGAGAGCTGCGCGATAAAGGATATATGAAGATTGTATCATTAGCACCTGAAGTGCTTTAA
- the lptD_2 gene encoding LPS-assembly protein LptD, whose amino-acid sequence MRKFKRIYHAVLLLTVILLITVSNQIGAIDNVASRNKVLYGVWAYDTTAPRRDTIPTNNDTIPSPDSLLTDTIPPTDSSIVAGNSRIDTFTLKISKDTLSAPVTYQAEDSVVGMVQDKTIELYGKAKVDYERSSLEAPYMRLNQSNSIVMAKASRDSLGEIAEYVKMKDGESDYQSDSLQYNFKTQKGIIRGTITQQGEMFLHSEIAKKVDSNTVYALGNFFTTCNLDHPHFGFRAKRAKIVNKKLAVTGAVRPEFDSVPVPIYLPFGFYPLYQGRHSGALAPSFETNDQEGVGLSGMGYYYVINDYWDVRVYGDIYSYGTWRAFINPTYRKLYKYQGQMTFSIQSTQRNVKGDPDYYKSRTYSLNWNHSSDSRARPGVSFSASVNASSTGYNRNLSNIPLAPYNNVLNSSITYSKQWQDKPFSLSLGFNHSQNNSTRLMTLNLPTANFTVSTLYPFQKKDGVGTRKWYEQLGIGYTGSFRNDFNFYDSVSYSKSNERIGGRRIYEFLWDTARWSANHSIPITLSLPPILGGAIMISPSVSYSQEWVDRITTLSWGPKTFYVGDSSYVKDTLIADYQRAFKIKHQTSFGISFNTALYGTYQFKSPNVIALRHVIRPTLGLSYTPDLTRNFWKPVQIDSAGTIAVYNQLEGLYSRPMSQFTSRRSGGINFGLDNNLELKVRNKKKKSTSQNASSETGEDTDDDASSDSSQNDDTRKIKLIDGFGFSGSYNFLADSLKLSPISMYFRTNLFDKINLNASATLVPYKLNEYGNAINEYAWAGKGFKIGTITNASISMSTSFQSKPKDPAKAKAREEEINKRLNDPMLQADQMRLLEFMQQNPAEFVDFNTDWSFSLSFSLSYSRQRRSPGYQQSGAKPVNSSINFNGGFNLTPKWNLSMTGYYDFTTNQVQTLSMAISRDLHCWQMSINVTPIGLYRFFNITISPKAGILQDLKINRTRSFTSY is encoded by the coding sequence ATGCGCAAATTTAAAAGAATTTATCATGCCGTACTTTTACTTACTGTTATTCTGCTCATAACGGTAAGTAATCAAATTGGCGCTATTGATAATGTTGCTTCAAGAAATAAGGTTCTATACGGGGTATGGGCGTATGATACCACAGCACCTCGGAGGGACACTATTCCCACAAATAATGATACGATTCCATCTCCCGACTCCCTACTTACAGATACCATTCCTCCTACCGACTCCAGTATTGTAGCGGGAAATAGCCGTATTGATACTTTTACCCTAAAAATTTCGAAAGATACCTTATCAGCACCTGTGACCTATCAAGCAGAGGATTCTGTGGTAGGTATGGTACAGGACAAAACAATAGAGTTGTACGGTAAAGCCAAAGTGGATTATGAACGAAGCTCTCTGGAAGCGCCTTACATGAGACTCAATCAATCGAACAGCATTGTAATGGCAAAAGCCTCTAGGGACAGCTTAGGCGAAATTGCCGAATACGTGAAAATGAAGGATGGTGAAAGCGATTATCAGTCAGACAGTCTTCAGTATAATTTCAAAACACAGAAAGGAATTATTAGAGGAACAATTACCCAACAGGGAGAAATGTTCCTTCACTCTGAAATTGCTAAAAAAGTAGACTCCAATACGGTGTATGCATTAGGAAACTTTTTTACCACGTGTAACCTAGACCATCCGCACTTCGGCTTTCGGGCCAAGAGAGCTAAAATCGTAAATAAAAAGCTAGCAGTAACAGGTGCAGTGCGCCCCGAATTTGATTCAGTTCCTGTTCCCATTTATCTGCCTTTTGGTTTTTACCCTCTTTATCAAGGGCGCCACTCAGGTGCCTTGGCTCCTAGCTTCGAAACCAACGACCAGGAAGGTGTAGGATTATCCGGTATGGGTTATTACTACGTAATCAACGATTACTGGGATGTAAGGGTATATGGAGATATTTATTCTTACGGTACTTGGCGAGCTTTTATCAATCCTACTTATAGAAAGCTTTATAAGTATCAGGGGCAAATGACCTTCAGTATTCAAAGTACACAGCGTAATGTAAAAGGCGATCCTGATTACTATAAAAGTCGCACTTACTCACTCAACTGGAATCACTCTTCAGACAGTAGGGCAAGGCCGGGCGTATCTTTCTCTGCCAGCGTAAACGCGAGCTCAACAGGATACAACAGAAATCTTTCCAATATTCCTCTGGCACCTTACAATAACGTGCTGAACTCATCCATTACGTATTCAAAACAATGGCAGGATAAACCCTTTAGCCTTTCGCTCGGTTTTAACCATAGTCAGAACAACTCTACACGCTTGATGACGCTCAACCTGCCTACAGCTAACTTTACTGTAAGCACTTTGTATCCTTTCCAGAAAAAAGACGGAGTGGGTACTCGAAAATGGTATGAGCAACTAGGTATCGGATATACCGGTAGCTTTAGAAACGACTTTAACTTTTATGATAGCGTAAGCTATTCCAAAAGTAACGAGCGCATTGGAGGCCGAAGAATCTATGAATTCTTATGGGATACAGCACGCTGGAGCGCCAACCACAGTATTCCGATTACGCTATCGCTCCCCCCTATTCTGGGTGGCGCCATCATGATATCACCTTCTGTATCCTATTCGCAGGAATGGGTAGACCGCATCACCACTTTAAGCTGGGGACCCAAAACCTTTTATGTAGGAGACAGCTCATATGTAAAAGATACCCTTATAGCAGATTATCAAAGAGCTTTCAAAATAAAGCATCAAACCTCCTTTGGAATATCTTTCAATACAGCATTGTATGGTACCTATCAATTCAAAAGCCCAAACGTTATTGCCTTACGGCATGTAATACGACCTACTCTTGGATTAAGTTACACACCTGATTTAACTAGAAATTTCTGGAAGCCCGTACAAATAGATTCTGCTGGAACTATAGCGGTTTATAATCAGCTGGAAGGCCTTTACTCAAGGCCTATGAGCCAGTTTACGAGCAGAAGATCGGGTGGTATCAACTTCGGGTTGGATAATAATCTAGAGTTGAAAGTGCGCAATAAAAAGAAAAAATCGACCTCCCAAAATGCTAGTTCCGAAACAGGAGAAGATACGGACGATGATGCATCATCTGATAGTAGTCAAAATGATGATACTCGTAAAATAAAACTTATTGATGGATTCGGATTCAGCGGTTCTTACAATTTCTTGGCAGATAGCTTAAAGCTATCCCCTATCAGTATGTACTTCAGAACAAATTTGTTTGACAAAATCAACCTGAACGCTTCCGCAACGCTGGTTCCCTACAAGTTGAATGAGTATGGTAATGCTATCAATGAATACGCCTGGGCTGGAAAAGGATTTAAAATTGGTACTATTACTAATGCTAGTATCTCCATGAGTACCAGCTTCCAGAGCAAACCCAAAGATCCTGCAAAAGCCAAAGCTCGTGAAGAGGAAATCAATAAAAGACTGAATGATCCCATGCTTCAAGCTGATCAAATGCGCTTGCTGGAGTTCATGCAACAAAACCCTGCCGAATTCGTAGATTTCAATACTGACTGGTCGTTCAGCTTGTCTTTCTCCCTGAGCTATTCAAGACAAAGACGTTCTCCGGGTTATCAGCAAAGTGGGGCTAAACCGGTAAACTCCAGCATTAACTTTAACGGAGGTTTCAATCTTACCCCCAAATGGAACCTAAGTATGACAGGATATTACGACTTTACCACCAATCAAGTTCAGACGCTTTCTATGGCTATATCGAGAGATTTACACTGCTGGCAAATGTCGATTAATGTAACTCCGATAGGTCTGTACAGATTTTTCAACATCACCATTAGCCCGAAAGCCGGAATATTACAGGATCTGAAAATTAACCGCACCAGATCTTTCACCAGTTATTAA
- the rplX gene encoding 50S ribosomal protein L24 — protein MSNRFRPKYNIKKGDQVVVIAGADKDRSKPRLVKEVLVDEGKVVVEGVNIKTRHTKPSAQNTRGGIIKKEAPIHISNVMLWDPKAKAPTRVKRVRENGKTARVSKKSGEKL, from the coding sequence ATGAGTAACAGATTTAGACCCAAGTACAACATTAAGAAAGGCGACCAAGTGGTGGTGATTGCTGGGGCTGATAAGGACAGAAGCAAACCCCGCCTTGTAAAGGAAGTATTGGTTGACGAAGGAAAAGTTGTGGTGGAGGGTGTAAATATTAAAACCCGCCATACCAAACCTTCTGCACAAAATACAAGAGGGGGCATTATTAAGAAGGAAGCGCCTATCCACATTAGCAATGTAATGTTGTGGGATCCAAAAGCTAAAGCGCCAACCAGAGTAAAACGTGTGCGCGAAAACGGAAAAACCGCCCGCGTATCTAAAAAATCAGGCGAGAAACTTTAA
- the rpsH gene encoding 30S ribosomal protein S8 — translation MVTDPIADFLTRIRNAQMAGHRIVEVPASNLKKRITEILYKQGYILKYKFEDDNKQGIIKIALKYDADTKQPAIQSLERVSRPGLRQYAKPSELRRVKNGLGIAILSTSKGVMTDKEAKAQNVGGEVLCYIY, via the coding sequence ATGGTAACAGATCCTATAGCAGATTTCTTAACAAGAATACGTAATGCTCAAATGGCTGGGCACCGCATCGTGGAAGTGCCTGCATCCAATTTGAAAAAACGTATTACAGAAATCTTATACAAGCAAGGTTATATCCTTAAATACAAATTTGAGGATGATAACAAGCAAGGTATTATCAAAATAGCATTGAAGTACGATGCCGATACTAAGCAACCTGCTATTCAAAGCCTGGAAAGAGTAAGCCGCCCCGGTTTGCGCCAATACGCCAAGCCTTCTGAACTTCGCAGGGTGAAAAACGGTTTGGGTATCGCTATTTTATCTACTTCCAAAGGCGTGATGACCGATAAAGAAGCGAAAGCTCAAAATGTAGGTGGAGAAGTTCTTTGCTACATATACTAA
- the rplE gene encoding 50S ribosomal protein L5 codes for MSTKTYIPRLAAKYKNEVVPALVKKFAYKSVMQAPKLEKICINRGVNGAVTDKKLVDIAVEELTTITGQKAVVTLSKKDVSNFKLRKNMPIGAKVTLRGEKMYEFLDRLISIALPRVRDFKGVSEKSFDGRGNYTMGVTEQIIFPEIDIDKVNKITGMDITFVTTAQTDEEAYELLKELGMPFRNIKRTA; via the coding sequence ATGAGCACAAAAACATATATCCCAAGGCTGGCAGCAAAGTATAAAAATGAAGTAGTACCTGCTTTGGTTAAAAAGTTTGCTTACAAAAGTGTAATGCAGGCTCCTAAGCTGGAAAAAATTTGCATAAACCGTGGGGTGAACGGCGCTGTTACCGATAAAAAGCTTGTGGACATAGCGGTGGAGGAATTAACAACCATCACCGGTCAGAAAGCTGTTGTAACACTGTCTAAAAAAGATGTCTCCAACTTTAAGCTCCGCAAAAACATGCCTATCGGTGCTAAGGTAACTCTACGTGGAGAGAAAATGTACGAATTTTTGGACAGATTGATTTCAATTGCTCTTCCACGTGTACGCGACTTTAAAGGCGTCAGCGAGAAATCTTTCGACGGTAGAGGTAACTACACAATGGGTGTAACCGAACAAATCATCTTCCCTGAAATCGACATCGATAAAGTAAATAAAATTACAGGGATGGATATCACCTTTGTGACAACTGCGCAAACCGACGAAGAGGCATACGAGCTGTTAAAAGAGCTGGGAATGCCTTTCAGAAATATTAAAAGAACAGCGTAA
- the rplO gene encoding 50S ribosomal protein L15: protein MKLHELKPAKGATHKEKRIGRGEGSGYGGTSTKGNKGGQSRAGYKRKMAHEGGQMPIQRRVPKRGFNNPDRVTYKVFNVGQFDHFAEVYGLNEFTFDTLYNIGAVGKHDRVKVLGNGEIKGKYTFKVHAISAKAKSLVEAAGGTVEIIK, encoded by the coding sequence ATGAAATTACACGAATTAAAACCTGCAAAAGGTGCAACGCACAAAGAAAAAAGAATAGGTCGCGGAGAAGGTAGTGGTTACGGTGGTACTTCTACCAAAGGTAATAAAGGTGGACAAAGCCGTGCTGGTTATAAGCGTAAAATGGCTCACGAAGGTGGCCAGATGCCTATCCAGCGTCGTGTTCCGAAAAGAGGATTTAATAACCCTGACCGTGTAACTTACAAAGTGTTTAACGTAGGCCAATTTGATCACTTCGCTGAAGTGTACGGATTAAACGAATTTACTTTTGACACCCTATATAATATTGGTGCTGTAGGAAAACACGATAGAGTAAAAGTATTGGGTAACGGAGAAATTAAAGGTAAGTACACTTTTAAAGTTCATGCCATAAGTGCTAAAGCTAAATCCCTGGTAGAAGCAGCAGGCGGAACTGTAGAAATTATAAAGTAA